DNA from Streptomyces luteogriseus:
CTGGACCTACGACCCGGTCCGCAAGCAGTACTACTGGCACCGCTTCTTCTCCCACCAGCCTGACCTCAACTACGAGAACCCGGCCGTGCAGGAGGAGATGATCTCCGCCCTGAAGTTCTGGCTGGACCTGGGCATCGACGGGTTCCGGCTGGACGCGGTGCCGTACCTGTACCAGCAGGAGGGCACGAACTGCGAGAACCTGCCGGAGACGCACGACTTCCTGAAGCGGGTCCGCAAGGAGATCGACGCGCAGTACCCGGACACCGTGCTGCTGGCGGAGGCCAACCAGTGGCCCGAGGACGTCGTCGACTACTTCGGCGACTACGCCAACGGCGGCGACGAGTGCCACATGGCGTTCCACTTCCCGGTCATGCCGCGCATCTTCATGGCGGTACGGCGGGAATCGCGCTACCCGGTCTCCGAGATCCTGGCCAAGACCCCGGCGATCCCGTCGAACTGCCAGTGGGGCATCTTCCTGCGCAACCACGACGAGCTGACGCTCGAGATGGTCACGGACGAAGAGCGCGACTACATGTGGGCCGAGTACGCCAAGGATCCCCGCATGCGCGCCAACATCGGCATCCGCCGCAGGCTCGCTCCCCTGCTGGACAACGACCGCAACCAGATCGAGCTGTTCACGGCCCTGCTGCTGTCGCTGCCGGGTTCGCCGATCCTGTACTACGGCGACGAGATCGGCATGGGCGACAACATCTGGCTCGGCGACCGCGACGCGGTGCGCACGCCGATGCAGTGGACACCCGACCGCAACGCCGGGTTCTCCTCGTGCGACCCGGGACGGCTGTTCCTGCCCACGATCATGGACCCGGTCTACGGATACCAGGTCACGAGCGTCGAGGCGTCCATGGCCTCACCGTCCTCGCTGCTGCACTGGACCCGCCGCATGATCGAGATCCGCAAGCAGAACCCGGCCTTCGGGCTCGGCTCCTACACCGAGCTGCCGTCCTCCAACCCGGCGGTGCTGGCGTTCCTGCGCGAGTACGAGGACGACCT
Protein-coding regions in this window:
- the treS gene encoding maltose alpha-D-glucosyltransferase, with the protein product MIVNEPVPDTFEDTPARDRDPEWFKRAVFYEVLVRSFQDSNGDGVGDLKGLTAKLDYLQWLGVDCLWLPPFFKSPLRDGGYDVSDYTAVLPEFGDLADFVEFVDAAHQRGMRVIIDFVMNHTSDQHPWFQESRKDPDGPYGDYYVWADDDKQFQDARIIFVDTEASNWTYDPVRKQYYWHRFFSHQPDLNYENPAVQEEMISALKFWLDLGIDGFRLDAVPYLYQQEGTNCENLPETHDFLKRVRKEIDAQYPDTVLLAEANQWPEDVVDYFGDYANGGDECHMAFHFPVMPRIFMAVRRESRYPVSEILAKTPAIPSNCQWGIFLRNHDELTLEMVTDEERDYMWAEYAKDPRMRANIGIRRRLAPLLDNDRNQIELFTALLLSLPGSPILYYGDEIGMGDNIWLGDRDAVRTPMQWTPDRNAGFSSCDPGRLFLPTIMDPVYGYQVTSVEASMASPSSLLHWTRRMIEIRKQNPAFGLGSYTELPSSNPAVLAFLREYEDDLVLCVNNFSRFAQPTELDLSAFEGRHPVELFGGVRFPAIGELPYLLTLGGHGFYWFRLRRETM